In the genome of Leptospira inadai serovar Lyme str. 10, one region contains:
- a CDS encoding Fpg/Nei family DNA glycosylase — MPELPDLIVIRERLLPKLTDRKIEAIEIIEPVVVRNLLGTSIEEAFVGLTFRNLEQHGPFLNFDFAEKNIIIHPMLAGRFSLDSEYKKKDLCVRFSFNGLVLNYADDVRMGKVYFANQDQIPRIPKYSDQGIDLLSEEFTEDKFLSLIDKSRQQTRVFLMDQAKLSALGNAYSDEILFSAGIHPKTKCYQLSVEDKKRLYRSIKEVLDYSIDYIRKKEAPLDFKVRDHVKVRNRKNEPCPRCGAKIRRANVLGYDSFFCPVCQPLDGEQFIHWKLAEQRSEDGRRKTDD; from the coding sequence ATGCCCGAATTGCCGGACCTTATCGTTATACGCGAACGTCTTTTGCCGAAGCTGACCGATCGAAAGATAGAAGCGATCGAGATTATCGAACCGGTGGTAGTTAGAAATTTGCTCGGAACTTCCATCGAAGAAGCGTTTGTCGGTTTAACATTTCGTAATTTGGAGCAGCATGGGCCGTTTTTAAATTTCGATTTTGCGGAAAAAAATATAATTATTCATCCGATGCTTGCGGGTCGATTTTCCTTAGATTCGGAATACAAGAAGAAAGATTTATGCGTTCGCTTTTCCTTTAACGGTTTAGTCTTAAATTATGCGGACGATGTAAGAATGGGGAAAGTTTATTTCGCCAATCAGGATCAGATCCCGCGGATCCCGAAATATTCGGACCAAGGAATAGATCTACTTTCCGAAGAATTCACCGAGGATAAATTTCTAAGTTTGATCGATAAGAGTCGGCAGCAGACCCGGGTTTTTTTGATGGATCAAGCGAAGTTAAGCGCTCTCGGCAATGCATACTCGGATGAGATTTTATTTTCAGCAGGAATTCATCCCAAAACCAAATGCTATCAGTTATCGGTCGAAGATAAGAAACGGCTTTATCGTAGTATTAAGGAAGTTCTCGATTATTCCATCGATTATATTCGGAAAAAAGAAGCCCCGTTGGATTTTAAAGTAAGAGATCATGTAAAAGTTCGTAATCGAAAGAACGAGCCTTGTCCGCGTTGCGGAGCGAAAATTCGCCGAGCCAATGTTTTGGGCTATGACTCCTTCTTTTGTCCCGTCTGCCAGCCGCTGGACGGCGAACAGTTTATTCATTGGAAGCTGGCGGAACAGAGGTCAGAGGACGGAAGACGGAAGACAGATGACTGA
- a CDS encoding pyridoxal phosphate-dependent aminotransferase, which translates to MNRKFYTSKFGTKFRRQTGIGQLMEDLGNPGQGVSMLGGGSPALIPEVEEAWKEILSKLTATGSWESILGKYESPSGKEETLEAFAELLQKESGMTISKDQIAITNGSQNAFYLLLNFFSGAFPDGSKRKALFPTVPEYIGYIDQPIEEDSIYSLPAIYKETGIDTFRYELDEESLSKLQESNDSLGCTVLSRPTNPTGRVASEEEIGKLLTFSGKKNIPLLVDNAYGFPFPGIVYGTGKWFHREGMIQGFSLSKIGLPGVRTGFVLADPEIIASLNKANAVLNLTSGSLGQYVGLEFLKSGVWHSLSKNVVLPYYTRKRSLALATIRREWAGKFDYKIHESEGAFFLWVRVKGLAKSLTELYPILKQEGVVIIPGRYFFPLGGPVDPTSEECARISFAREDMELQDGLRKIGEVFRKFTQ; encoded by the coding sequence ATGAACCGGAAATTCTATACATCGAAGTTCGGAACAAAATTTAGAAGGCAGACCGGAATCGGTCAGCTCATGGAAGATTTGGGGAACCCCGGTCAGGGCGTCAGTATGCTGGGGGGCGGTAGTCCGGCATTAATCCCCGAGGTCGAAGAGGCTTGGAAAGAAATTCTCTCCAAGTTGACCGCGACCGGTAGCTGGGAGTCCATTCTCGGAAAATATGAATCTCCATCCGGTAAGGAAGAAACTTTAGAGGCCTTTGCGGAACTGCTTCAAAAAGAATCCGGGATGACGATATCGAAGGATCAGATTGCAATCACCAACGGATCTCAAAATGCGTTCTATTTACTTTTGAATTTCTTTTCGGGTGCATTTCCGGACGGTTCTAAACGCAAGGCCCTTTTTCCTACAGTTCCAGAATATATCGGATATATCGATCAACCCATTGAAGAGGATTCCATCTATTCTCTTCCCGCTATCTATAAGGAAACCGGGATCGACACCTTTCGCTACGAATTGGATGAGGAATCGCTTTCTAAATTACAAGAATCGAATGATTCATTGGGTTGCACCGTTCTCTCCAGACCTACAAACCCGACCGGGCGAGTCGCTTCGGAAGAGGAAATCGGAAAACTTCTGACTTTTTCCGGAAAAAAAAACATTCCTCTTTTAGTGGATAATGCGTACGGGTTTCCGTTTCCAGGTATCGTTTACGGGACCGGAAAATGGTTTCATCGAGAGGGAATGATTCAGGGATTTAGTCTCTCAAAAATAGGACTACCGGGGGTAAGAACGGGTTTCGTACTGGCCGATCCGGAAATTATAGCGTCTTTGAATAAAGCGAATGCGGTTTTAAATTTAACTAGCGGAAGCTTAGGGCAGTATGTCGGTTTAGAATTTCTTAAATCCGGTGTCTGGCATTCTCTAAGCAAAAATGTTGTTCTTCCTTATTATACCCGAAAGCGATCACTCGCTTTGGCTACTATCCGTCGGGAATGGGCAGGAAAATTCGACTATAAAATTCACGAGAGTGAAGGCGCGTTTTTCCTTTGGGTGAGAGTTAAAGGTTTAGCCAAATCGTTAACCGAACTCTATCCGATTTTGAAACAGGAAGGAGTTGTAATAATCCCAGGCCGGTATTTTTTTCCCCTCGGAGGTCCTGTCGACCCTACGTCGGAAGAATGTGCTCGTATCAGTTTCGCTAGAGAAGATATGGAATTGCAGGATGGCTTGCGAAAAATAGGCGAAGTCTTCCGGAAATTTACGCAGTAA